A genome region from Quadrisphaera sp. RL12-1S includes the following:
- the efeB gene encoding iron uptake transporter deferrochelatase/peroxidase subunit, translating to MDLDRRSFLRGGLAGGAGTALAAALVVGGARADATSATDGSGGETTGPATYPFHGVHQAGVLTPGPSQKQKHAAFVALDATAANRNDLKAVFQTLTDRARALTAGGPAPDLGVGQPPADSDVLGPAIPADGLTVTVSVGSSLFDDRYGLASARPKKLTPMRVFPNDALDDAWTGGDVMLQLCAHHPDTVHHALRDITKHTRGGLQPRWRMDGFDSPPRPSGTSRNLLGFKDGTANPTGSEAASLIWIDDPSEPAWTQGGSYQVVRVIRMLTEFWDRVSLQEQQTMFGRRRDSGAPLDGNAEFDTPDYAKDPKGDVIPLDAHIRLANPRTADTANQRLLRRSYNYDRGLDTNGDLDVGHVFTCYQQDVVRQFETVQLRLVDEPLVDYVQPFGGGYFLTLPGVRDADDHYASALLT from the coding sequence ATGGACCTGGACCGCCGCAGCTTCCTGCGAGGAGGGTTGGCCGGTGGCGCCGGCACCGCCCTGGCCGCAGCCCTGGTGGTGGGCGGCGCCCGTGCCGACGCCACCTCCGCCACCGACGGGTCCGGCGGCGAGACGACCGGCCCCGCCACCTACCCCTTCCACGGCGTGCACCAGGCCGGGGTGCTGACCCCCGGTCCCAGCCAGAAGCAGAAGCACGCGGCGTTCGTGGCCCTGGACGCCACCGCGGCGAACCGCAACGACCTCAAGGCCGTGTTCCAGACGCTCACGGACCGGGCGCGCGCCCTCACGGCCGGGGGCCCGGCGCCCGACCTGGGCGTCGGCCAGCCGCCCGCCGACAGCGACGTCCTCGGCCCCGCCATCCCCGCGGACGGCCTCACCGTGACGGTCTCCGTGGGGTCGTCCCTCTTCGACGACAGGTACGGCCTGGCCTCTGCCAGGCCGAAGAAGCTCACGCCGATGCGCGTGTTCCCCAACGACGCCCTGGACGACGCCTGGACCGGCGGCGACGTGATGCTCCAGCTGTGCGCGCACCACCCCGACACCGTCCACCACGCGCTGCGCGACATCACCAAGCACACCCGCGGCGGGCTGCAGCCGCGCTGGCGGATGGACGGCTTCGACTCCCCGCCGCGTCCCAGCGGCACCAGCCGCAACCTCCTGGGGTTCAAGGACGGCACCGCCAACCCGACGGGGTCGGAGGCGGCCAGCCTGATCTGGATCGACGACCCGTCCGAGCCCGCCTGGACCCAGGGCGGCAGCTACCAGGTGGTGCGGGTGATCCGCATGCTCACCGAGTTCTGGGACCGCGTCTCCCTCCAGGAGCAGCAGACGATGTTCGGGCGGCGCCGCGACAGCGGGGCTCCCCTGGACGGCAACGCGGAGTTCGACACCCCGGACTACGCCAAGGACCCCAAGGGCGACGTCATCCCCCTGGACGCGCACATCCGTCTGGCCAACCCCCGCACTGCGGACACCGCGAACCAGCGCCTGCTGAGGCGGTCGTACAACTACGACCGGGGGCTCGACACCAACGGCGACCTCGATGTCGGCCACGTGTTCACCTGCTACCAGCAGGACGTCGTGCGGCAGTTCGAGACGGTGCAGCTGCGCCTGGTCGACGAGCCGCTGGTCGACTACGTCCAGCCGTTCGGCGGCGGCTACTTCCTCACGCTGCCGGGTGTGCGGGACGCCGACGACCACTACGCCTCCGCGCTGCTCACCTGA